The Juglans microcarpa x Juglans regia isolate MS1-56 chromosome 2S, Jm3101_v1.0, whole genome shotgun sequence genome has a window encoding:
- the LOC121252979 gene encoding LOW QUALITY PROTEIN: LMBR1 domain-containing protein 2 homolog A-like (The sequence of the model RefSeq protein was modified relative to this genomic sequence to represent the inferred CDS: deleted 1 base in 1 codon), whose protein sequence is MWVFYLISLPLTVCMVISTLRYFAGPEVPATCCSPSDTPGSAPFPSSYSSLPTSGRAVVPLIQGFEDAGDFTMKERLKTSLHVNFIFYVVVGFIGLFGLILIIMMHKNWSGGILGLAMACSNTFGLVTGAFLLGFGLSEIPKSMWTNADQTTRQRVLSHKIAKKAVKLDEAHQELSNAVVVVQATSNHMSKRDPLRPYMNVIDNMLTQMFMEDPSFKPQGGRLGKNDMDYDTDERSMATLRRHLRQAREEYYRYKSEYMAYIMEALELEDTVKSYEHRSSTGWKYISSLRPANAGKIGHLIDAIEFCWRCILRNQLEKLLAIVLGIMSAAILLAEATLLTSGVDLSLFSVLVNSVKKQEALVQVLAFVPLMYMCICPYYSLFKVGMFIFYSLTPRLTSSVNLLMICSMVAQYPPISYNFLNLISLGDNEDTKTIFEKVFQSPGVSSFNTAWIV, encoded by the exons atgtgggtGTTCTATCTGATCTCTCTGCCTCTGACGGTTTGCATGGTGATTTCCACTCTGAGGTACTTCGCGGGCCCAGAGGTCCCCGCTACGTGCTGCTCACCGTCGGATACACCTGGTTCTGCTCCCTTTCCGTCATCATACTCGTCCCTGCCGACATCTGGACG GGCTGTGGTGCCCCTTATTCAGGGTTTTGAAGATGCTGGAGACTTCACTATGAAAGAAAGATTGAAGACCAGCCTGCATGTTAACTTCATATTTTATGTAGTTGTGGGGTTTATAGGCCTCTTTGGACTTATTCTCATCATTATGATGCATAAGAACTG GAGTGGAGGTATTTTGGGTTTAGCCATGGCCTGCTCAAATACATTTGGGCTTGTTACAGGTGCATTTCTT CTTGGCTTTGGCTTGAGCGAAATTCCCAAAAGCATGTGGACAAATGCAGACCAGACCACCCGTCAAAGAGTTTTATCTCATAAAATTGCCAAAAAGGCTGTTAAACTTGATGAAGCTCATCAAGAACTTTCAAATGCTGTAGTa GTTGTTCAAGCAACATCCAATCATATGTCAAAGCGGGATCCTTTGAGACCCTACATGAATGTTATCGACAATATGTTAACTCAAATg TTTATGGAAGATCCATCCTTCAAACCACAAGGAGGCCGCTTGGGGAAAAATGATATGGATTATGATACAGATGAGAGATCAATGGCAACACTTAGGCGTCATCTTCGACAAGCTCGAGAGGAGTACTACCGTTACAAAAG TGAGTACATGGCCTACATCATGGAGGCCCTTGAACTGGAGGATACAGTAAAAAGTTATGAACACCGTTCTTCAACTGGATG GAAGTATATCTCAAGCCTTAGACCTGCTAATGCTGGCAAAATAGGGCACCTCATTGATGCAATTG AATTTTGTTGGCGATGCATCCTCAGAAACCAACTTGAGAAACTCTTGGCTATTGTACTTGGTATCATGTCAGCCGCGATTCTATTAGCAGAGGCAACTTTGCTAACTAGTGGAGTTGATCTATCTCTTTTCTCGGTCCTTGTAAATTCTGTCAAGAAGCAAGAAGCACTTGTGCAG GTCCTTGCCTTTGTTCCTCTAATGTATATGTGCATCTGCCCATATTATTCCTTGTTCAAAGTTGgaatgtttatattttactcATTAACTCCAAGACTAACAAGCTCAGTTAACTTGCTCATGATATGCTC GATGGTTGCTCAGTA